A region from the Corynebacterium halotolerans YIM 70093 = DSM 44683 genome encodes:
- the pstC gene encoding phosphate ABC transporter permease subunit PstC, translating to MASNKQTTDEQGMLDQSDPMIANTVATIGNTQQPEDTGGVKTTGGVKRPGDRVFEFLSTASATLITVLIAAIGAFLIWRAIPSLNRNAEGFLGFFTYTGAWNTNNTEAMYFGIPNLFAVTVLISVVALAIAMPIALGIAIFLSNYAPKRAVKPLGYLVDMLAAVPSIVYGLWGWLVLGPFLANFYEWLNGWAGGFFLFSTYANSPSFATGRNVLTGGIVLAVMILPIIAATAREVFVQTPKGQIEAALALGATRWEVVRMTVLPFGLSGYVSGSMLGLGRALGETMALYLVVSPSSEFRFSLFDGGTTFATAIANAAPEFNDDIRAGAYIAAGLVLFLLTFVVNAIARALVNKK from the coding sequence ATGGCAAGCAACAAACAGACCACGGACGAGCAGGGGATGCTCGACCAGAGCGATCCGATGATCGCCAACACCGTGGCCACCATCGGCAACACGCAGCAACCGGAGGACACCGGCGGCGTCAAGACCACGGGCGGCGTCAAGCGTCCGGGCGACCGCGTCTTCGAGTTCCTGTCCACTGCCTCCGCCACCCTCATCACCGTCCTCATCGCCGCAATCGGTGCGTTCCTGATCTGGCGGGCCATCCCCTCCCTCAACCGGAACGCCGAGGGCTTCCTGGGCTTCTTCACCTACACGGGCGCGTGGAACACCAACAACACCGAAGCGATGTACTTCGGTATCCCGAACCTGTTCGCGGTCACCGTGCTGATCTCGGTGGTGGCCCTGGCCATCGCCATGCCGATCGCCCTCGGCATCGCGATCTTCCTGTCCAACTACGCCCCGAAGCGGGCCGTCAAGCCGCTCGGTTACCTCGTCGACATGCTCGCCGCGGTGCCGTCCATCGTCTACGGCCTGTGGGGCTGGCTGGTTCTCGGCCCGTTCCTCGCCAACTTCTACGAGTGGCTCAACGGCTGGGCCGGTGGTTTCTTCCTCTTCTCCACCTACGCCAACTCCCCATCCTTCGCGACCGGCCGCAACGTGCTCACCGGTGGCATCGTCCTGGCTGTGATGATCCTGCCGATCATCGCCGCCACCGCCCGCGAGGTCTTCGTCCAGACCCCGAAGGGTCAGATCGAGGCCGCCCTGGCACTCGGCGCCACCCGCTGGGAGGTTGTGCGCATGACCGTGCTGCCGTTCGGTCTGTCGGGCTACGTCTCCGGCTCCATGCTGGGCCTGGGCCGCGCGCTCGGTGAGACCATGGCGCTGTACCTGGTGGTGTCCCCGTCCTCCGAGTTCCGTTTCTCGCTGTTCGACGGTGGCACCACCTTCGCGACCGCGATCGCGAACGCGGCCCCCGAGTTCAACGATGACATCCGCGCCGGCGCCTACATCGCCGCAGGTCTGGTGCTGTTCCTGCTGACCTTCGTGGTCAACGCCATCGCCCGTGCTCTCGTGAACAAGAAGTAG
- the mshD gene encoding mycothiol synthase: MEIQTLSLPDHPDLAARVAELAAEAGNADGVAPLSEQFLLGLTDARLGHRHLLAVEDNRPAGVAAVDGLTAEMVVAPASRRRGIGTALLRELGGVEVWAHGNLPGAQALAAADGRRVTRRLLVMAIEGPALAAAAEYEGHDAVTAANLRVSAERFGRLTVEQAWLKANNEAFSWHPEQGGWDLARLRRATEAEWFSEEDVLFLWPDGPALAGADGDGVPPLAGFHWTKWHAESTPAFGEVYVVGLASDFRGRGLGDPLLRVGLSHMVRKGADRVILYVEADNEPAVRAYGKLGFTVAEEHAVYANQ; the protein is encoded by the coding sequence ATGGAGATTCAGACCCTGTCCCTGCCCGATCACCCGGACCTGGCGGCCCGTGTCGCGGAGCTCGCCGCCGAGGCCGGGAACGCGGACGGCGTGGCGCCGCTGTCCGAACAGTTCCTGCTCGGCCTGACCGACGCCCGGTTGGGCCACCGGCACCTGCTGGCCGTCGAGGACAACCGGCCCGCAGGCGTCGCCGCGGTCGACGGACTCACCGCTGAGATGGTCGTCGCCCCCGCTTCCCGACGCCGCGGTATCGGCACCGCCCTGCTGCGCGAGCTGGGGGGCGTCGAGGTCTGGGCGCACGGCAACCTCCCCGGCGCGCAGGCGCTGGCGGCCGCCGACGGGCGGCGTGTGACCCGCCGCCTGCTGGTGATGGCCATCGAGGGGCCGGCGCTGGCCGCCGCGGCCGAGTATGAGGGCCATGACGCCGTCACCGCCGCCAACCTGCGGGTCTCCGCGGAACGTTTCGGCCGTCTCACCGTCGAGCAGGCCTGGTTGAAGGCCAACAACGAGGCCTTCTCCTGGCACCCCGAACAGGGCGGCTGGGATCTGGCCCGGCTGCGGCGGGCCACCGAGGCGGAGTGGTTCTCGGAGGAGGACGTGCTGTTCCTCTGGCCCGACGGGCCCGCCCTGGCGGGCGCGGACGGCGACGGCGTCCCACCGCTCGCCGGATTCCACTGGACGAAGTGGCACGCCGAGTCCACCCCGGCCTTCGGCGAGGTCTACGTCGTGGGACTGGCCTCCGACTTCCGGGGCCGGGGGCTGGGGGATCCGCTGCTGCGCGTGGGTCTGTCCCACATGGTGCGGAAGGGTGCGGACCGCGTCATCCTCTATGTGGAGGCGGACAATGAGCCGGCGGTCCGGGCCTACGGGAAGCTGGGCTTCACGGTGGCGGAAGAGCACGCAGTATACGCAAATCAGTGA
- the dusB gene encoding tRNA dihydrouridine synthase DusB, producing the protein MTLTIGSLRLNSPVVLAPMAGVTNVAFRTLCREQEIERTGTVSGLYVCEMVTARALVERNKKTLHMTTFAPDENPRSLQLYTTDPKYTYEAAKMIVDNDMADHIDMNFGCPVPKVTRRGGGSAIPYKRRLFGNIVAAAVRATEGTDIPVTVKFRVGIDDEHHTHLDAGRIAVEEGAAAVALHARTAAQRYSGEADWNEITRLVEHLDGSGVPVLGNGDIFAASDARAMMDATGCDGVVVGRGCLGRPWLFAELSAELRGEPVPAEPTLGEVTRIITRHAELLAAHDGEDHASRDLRKHMGWYLRGFPVGGELRANLARITSLAELREILAPWAESEVRADDAEGARGRKGSPAKVALPDGWLDDPEDETVPEGAEIMHSGG; encoded by the coding sequence GTGACTCTGACAATCGGATCCCTGAGGTTGAACTCGCCCGTCGTCCTCGCCCCCATGGCCGGCGTGACGAACGTGGCGTTCCGCACCCTGTGCCGGGAGCAGGAGATCGAACGCACCGGCACCGTCTCCGGGCTCTACGTCTGCGAGATGGTCACCGCCCGCGCCCTGGTGGAGCGCAACAAGAAGACGCTCCACATGACGACGTTCGCCCCCGACGAGAACCCGCGCTCGCTGCAGCTGTACACGACCGATCCGAAGTACACCTACGAGGCGGCGAAGATGATCGTGGACAACGACATGGCCGACCACATCGACATGAACTTCGGCTGCCCGGTGCCGAAGGTCACCCGCCGCGGCGGCGGCTCCGCCATCCCCTACAAGCGCCGCCTGTTCGGCAATATCGTGGCCGCCGCCGTGCGCGCGACGGAGGGCACGGACATTCCGGTGACGGTGAAGTTCCGCGTCGGCATCGACGACGAGCACCACACGCACCTCGACGCCGGGCGCATCGCCGTGGAGGAGGGTGCGGCCGCCGTGGCCCTGCACGCCCGCACGGCCGCCCAGCGCTACTCGGGCGAGGCGGACTGGAACGAGATCACCCGTCTGGTCGAGCACCTCGACGGCTCCGGCGTGCCGGTGCTCGGCAACGGCGACATCTTCGCTGCCTCGGACGCCCGCGCCATGATGGACGCCACGGGCTGCGACGGCGTCGTCGTCGGCCGTGGCTGCCTGGGCCGGCCCTGGCTGTTTGCGGAGCTGTCCGCCGAGCTGCGCGGCGAGCCGGTCCCCGCCGAGCCGACCCTGGGCGAGGTCACCCGCATCATCACCCGTCACGCCGAGCTGCTGGCCGCCCACGACGGCGAGGACCACGCCAGCCGCGACCTGCGCAAGCACATGGGCTGGTACCTGCGTGGCTTCCCCGTCGGCGGCGAGCTGCGCGCGAACCTCGCCCGCATCACCTCACTGGCCGAGCTGCGCGAGATCCTCGCCCCCTGGGCGGAATCCGAGGTCCGGGCCGACGACGCCGAGGGCGCCCGCGGACGGAAGGGCTCCCCCGCCAAAGTCGCGCTGCCCGACGGCTGGCTCGACGACCCGGAGGACGAGACCGTCCCCGAGGGCGCCGAGATCATGCATTCCGGCGGCTGA
- the pstA gene encoding phosphate ABC transporter permease PstA — MSHNVNTVTPASENLADQSAFSHISGRRKTTDSIATVLVYLTMAIAMIPLVWVLWEVISRGLGPILDAEWWTSSQQGVLYHLPGGGALHAIVGTVMQTLIASVVSIPVGIFTAIYLVEYSNGNRLGRITTFMVDILTGVPSIVAALFIFTTWITLFGFERSGMAVALSLVLLMVPVVVRNTEEMLRVVPMDLREASYALGVPKWKTIAKIVLPTALSGIVTGIMLAIARVMGESAPVLILVGSTQTMNWNPMEGPQSSLPLMMLDMYKAGTSPAVLDKLWGAALTLVLIIALLNIGARLISARFSVKQ; from the coding sequence ATGTCCCACAACGTCAACACCGTGACCCCGGCCTCCGAGAACCTGGCCGACCAGTCCGCCTTCTCCCACATCTCCGGTCGCCGCAAGACCACGGACAGCATCGCCACGGTCCTGGTGTACCTCACCATGGCGATCGCGATGATCCCGCTGGTGTGGGTGCTCTGGGAGGTCATCTCCCGTGGGCTGGGCCCCATCCTCGACGCCGAGTGGTGGACCTCGTCCCAGCAGGGTGTGCTCTACCATCTGCCCGGCGGCGGCGCTTTGCACGCGATCGTCGGCACCGTGATGCAGACCCTGATCGCCTCGGTCGTGTCCATCCCGGTCGGCATCTTCACCGCCATCTACCTGGTGGAGTACTCCAACGGGAACCGACTGGGCCGCATCACCACCTTCATGGTCGACATCCTCACCGGTGTCCCGTCGATCGTCGCCGCCCTGTTCATCTTCACCACCTGGATCACCCTCTTCGGGTTCGAGCGCTCCGGCATGGCCGTCGCCCTGTCGCTGGTGCTCCTGATGGTTCCGGTCGTCGTCCGCAACACCGAGGAGATGCTCCGCGTCGTCCCCATGGACCTGCGCGAGGCCTCCTACGCCCTGGGCGTGCCGAAGTGGAAGACCATCGCCAAGATCGTGCTGCCGACCGCGCTGTCCGGCATCGTCACCGGCATCATGCTGGCGATCGCCCGCGTCATGGGCGAATCCGCCCCGGTCCTGATCCTCGTCGGCTCCACCCAGACCATGAACTGGAACCCGATGGAGGGCCCGCAGTCCTCGCTGCCGCTGATGATGCTCGACATGTACAAGGCCGGCACTTCCCCGGCCGTGCTGGACAAGCTGTGGGGCGCCGCCCTCACCCTGGTCCTCATCATCGCCCTCCTCAACATCGGCGCCCGCCTCATCTCCGCCCGGTTCTCGGTCAAGCAGTAG
- a CDS encoding DUF2993 domain-containing protein — protein sequence MFVPRIPLALVTVAAVIGGAGWFTDSVAALRVERAISREVEENSRLDMSPSVFVGGAPYLQALVTGEIPRLSVDALDVNVEGLGMVNASTSVAGLLVEPGQVFSGEIEGAPAELISRTISLDGVSLGRLLDMTDLDIANPYNISPTGGVSSEAQMTGTPPGFDAPVTVIVDLRLVGPMFHLTPRALVDVPEELADRAREAFTYSLDTRRLPLSGQASSVTLSGGSIYFEAQRHNVTVQVSDLSPLDRTGPDPEEDPADPQARRIQ from the coding sequence GTGTTTGTACCGCGCATTCCCCTCGCCCTCGTCACGGTCGCCGCGGTGATCGGTGGGGCGGGCTGGTTCACCGACTCCGTGGCCGCCCTGCGTGTGGAACGGGCCATCTCCCGGGAGGTGGAGGAGAACTCCCGCCTCGACATGAGCCCGTCGGTCTTCGTCGGCGGCGCCCCCTACCTGCAGGCGCTGGTCACCGGGGAGATCCCCCGGTTGAGCGTCGACGCGCTCGACGTCAACGTCGAGGGTCTCGGAATGGTCAACGCCAGTACGTCCGTCGCCGGTCTGCTGGTCGAGCCGGGGCAGGTGTTCAGCGGTGAGATCGAGGGTGCGCCCGCGGAGCTGATCTCGCGGACCATCAGCCTGGACGGTGTCTCCCTGGGGCGGTTGCTCGACATGACGGACCTGGACATCGCCAACCCCTACAACATCTCCCCCACGGGCGGGGTGTCCTCGGAGGCGCAGATGACCGGCACGCCCCCGGGTTTCGACGCCCCCGTCACCGTCATCGTCGATCTGCGCCTGGTCGGCCCCATGTTCCACCTGACCCCGCGGGCGCTGGTCGACGTGCCCGAGGAACTGGCCGACCGGGCGCGGGAGGCGTTCACCTACTCATTGGACACCCGCCGCCTGCCGCTGTCCGGGCAGGCCTCCTCGGTCACCCTGTCGGGCGGGTCCATCTACTTCGAGGCGCAGCGCCACAACGTCACCGTGCAGGTATCCGACCTCTCCCCGCTGGACCGGACGGGCCCGGACCCGGAGGAGGACCCGGCGGACCCGCAGGCCCGGCGGATTCAGTAG
- the pstS gene encoding phosphate ABC transporter substrate-binding protein PstS gives MIRNFKRTAAVLGIVAAGSAALVACGDESGNGSTETTASNGSGDASASGLSGTTGQLVGEGASSQQNAMDYFNIKYQEATGGDASLAYTPSGSGSGRTNFVGGQVDFAGSDSPLSEDQVEPAAERCGGNEAWHLPFVIGPVAIAYNLEGVDENLSLSIPTVAKIFNGEITNWNDETIAAENEGVELPDTEISVVYRSDESGTTDNFQQFLNTAAPDDWDTEGQNFPTEVGAGANGSNGVANEVAAINGGITYVESGFAQQQGLGIANLDFGSGPVELNAENVGTALDALEFQTEGHNMVVDTEALFAQNQEGSYPLVLTTYEIVCSAGYDEETSNMVKDFLTVALDSQDEDLEALGYIPVTGTHHERLTAAVEAIQ, from the coding sequence GTGATTCGCAACTTCAAGCGCACCGCCGCTGTCCTGGGCATCGTGGCCGCCGGTTCCGCCGCTCTCGTCGCCTGTGGCGACGAGAGCGGCAACGGCTCCACCGAGACCACCGCCTCCAACGGCTCCGGCGACGCTTCCGCCTCCGGACTCTCCGGCACCACCGGCCAGCTCGTTGGTGAGGGTGCCTCCTCCCAGCAGAACGCGATGGATTACTTCAACATCAAGTACCAGGAGGCCACCGGCGGCGACGCCTCCCTCGCCTACACCCCCTCCGGCTCCGGCTCCGGCCGCACCAACTTCGTCGGCGGCCAGGTCGACTTCGCCGGCTCCGACTCCCCGCTGTCCGAGGACCAGGTCGAGCCGGCCGCCGAGCGTTGCGGCGGCAACGAGGCCTGGCACCTGCCCTTCGTCATCGGCCCGGTCGCCATCGCCTACAACCTCGAGGGCGTCGATGAGAACCTGAGCCTTTCCATCCCGACCGTCGCCAAGATCTTCAACGGCGAGATCACGAACTGGAACGACGAGACCATCGCCGCCGAGAACGAGGGTGTCGAGCTGCCGGACACCGAGATCTCCGTGGTCTACCGTTCGGATGAGTCCGGCACCACCGACAACTTCCAGCAGTTCCTGAACACCGCCGCCCCGGACGACTGGGACACCGAGGGCCAGAACTTCCCGACCGAGGTCGGTGCCGGGGCCAACGGCTCCAACGGTGTGGCCAACGAGGTCGCCGCCATCAACGGTGGCATCACTTACGTGGAGTCCGGCTTCGCGCAGCAGCAGGGTCTGGGCATCGCCAACCTGGACTTCGGGTCGGGCCCGGTCGAGCTGAACGCTGAGAACGTCGGCACCGCCCTGGACGCCCTCGAGTTCCAGACTGAGGGGCACAACATGGTCGTCGACACCGAGGCCCTGTTCGCCCAGAACCAGGAGGGTTCCTACCCGCTGGTCCTGACCACCTATGAGATCGTCTGTTCCGCGGGTTACGATGAGGAGACCTCCAACATGGTCAAGGACTTCCTGACCGTCGCCCTGGACTCCCAGGACGAGGACCTGGAGGCCCTGGGTTATATTCCGGTCACCGGCACCCACCACGAGCGTCTGACCGCGGCCGTCGAGGCCATTCAGTAA
- the phoU gene encoding phosphate signaling complex protein PhoU has translation MRTAYREDLDSFAHDLIVMCDSVQTIMSKASHALLGASLQAAEEALSMADELEEIRVRCEERAVELLALEGPVARDLRQVISSIYIVEDFNRMAALAMHVAKAARRRHPEHAVPERMAGYFTEMARLVTEMAEKTRNILIDPNADAALMLSDDDDAVDDLNDHMLVMLTQREWAYSTREAVDVALLARFYERYADHCVNVAARIVYLTSGLNPDEYLAKRERDEAEADIARRFEELERQFSHRRE, from the coding sequence ATGCGCACCGCCTACCGTGAAGACCTGGACTCTTTCGCACACGACCTGATCGTCATGTGCGACTCCGTCCAGACGATCATGTCCAAGGCATCCCACGCCCTGCTCGGGGCCTCCCTGCAGGCGGCGGAGGAGGCCCTCTCCATGGCCGATGAGCTCGAGGAGATCCGCGTCCGGTGCGAGGAGCGGGCGGTTGAGCTCCTCGCCCTGGAGGGTCCCGTCGCCCGGGATCTGCGTCAGGTGATCTCCTCCATCTACATCGTCGAGGACTTCAACCGCATGGCCGCCCTGGCCATGCACGTCGCCAAGGCGGCCCGCCGCCGCCACCCGGAGCACGCGGTGCCCGAGCGGATGGCCGGCTACTTCACGGAGATGGCCCGACTGGTCACCGAGATGGCGGAGAAGACCCGCAACATCCTCATCGACCCGAACGCCGACGCCGCCCTGATGCTCAGTGATGACGACGACGCCGTCGACGACCTCAACGACCACATGCTCGTCATGCTCACCCAGCGCGAGTGGGCGTACTCCACCCGCGAGGCCGTCGACGTGGCCCTGCTGGCGCGCTTCTACGAGCGCTACGCCGACCATTGTGTCAACGTCGCCGCCCGCATCGTCTATCTGACTTCGGGGCTGAACCCGGATGAGTACCTGGCGAAGCGCGAACGCGACGAGGCGGAGGCCGACATCGCGCGCCGCTTCGAGGAACTGGAACGGCAGTTCTCCCACCGCCGGGAGTAG
- the pstB gene encoding phosphate ABC transporter ATP-binding protein PstB has translation MSKLSLNDVNIYYGDFHAVQNVNLEVPAQAVTAFIGPSGCGKSTVLRTLNRMHEVIPGAYVKGNVLLDGEDIYGPKVDPVSVRNTIGMVFQKANPFPTMSIEDNVVAGLKLSGEKNKKKLREVAERSLRGANLWEEVKDRLDKPGGGLSGGQQQRLCIARAIAVEPEVLLMDEPCSALDPISTLAVEDLIHQLKEDFTIVIVTHNMQQAARVSDKTAFYSLEATGKPGRLVEFGDTKKIFENPDQKETEDYIAGRFG, from the coding sequence ATGTCCAAGCTCTCCCTCAACGACGTCAACATCTACTACGGCGACTTCCACGCCGTCCAGAACGTCAACCTCGAGGTCCCGGCTCAGGCCGTGACCGCCTTCATCGGCCCGTCCGGCTGCGGCAAGTCCACGGTGCTGCGCACCCTCAACCGCATGCACGAGGTCATTCCCGGTGCCTACGTCAAGGGCAATGTCCTCCTCGACGGGGAGGACATCTACGGCCCGAAGGTCGACCCGGTCTCCGTCCGCAACACCATCGGCATGGTCTTCCAGAAGGCCAACCCGTTCCCGACCATGTCCATTGAGGACAACGTCGTCGCCGGCCTGAAGCTCTCCGGCGAGAAGAACAAGAAGAAGCTCCGTGAGGTCGCCGAGCGCTCCCTGCGCGGCGCCAACCTCTGGGAGGAGGTCAAGGACCGCCTCGACAAGCCGGGCGGCGGCCTCTCCGGCGGCCAGCAGCAGCGTCTGTGCATCGCCCGCGCCATCGCCGTCGAGCCCGAGGTGCTGCTCATGGATGAGCCCTGCTCCGCTCTCGACCCGATCTCCACCCTGGCTGTCGAGGATCTCATCCACCAGCTCAAGGAGGACTTCACCATCGTCATCGTGACGCACAACATGCAGCAGGCTGCCCGGGTGTCCGACAAGACCGCCTTCTACTCCCTCGAGGCCACCGGCAAGCCGGGTCGCCTCGTCGAGTTTGGTGACACGAAGAAGATCTTCGAGAACCCGGACCAGAAGGAGACCGAGGACTACATCGCCGGCCGCTTCGGATAA
- a CDS encoding diacylglycerol/lipid kinase family protein translates to MRVLMISNPNSTSQNDRLFRRVVPLLRQVDGLHLVSRFTHRPGHAEEMCRGLTRDDVDLVLAVGGDGTVNEVVNGLLGTVGGDRPDPRAVPAVAVIPTGSANVFARALGFPPDPVAATESLVDLLRRDLRRLICLGTWNDRWFAVNAGFGIDADVIADVDRTRDQGFAATPLRYLQVGVRAWYRAGRRPPHIDVDAVSAGGERIELTGVPLLLASNTNPWTFLGPLPVVTNPRNSFDQGLGLFGLTDIRGVRGAASVLHLVGFGHERFPASWINRRIVQFDDASSVTLSCPRPQQFQADGEFEGEMRRVHLASIPDALEVFAPEEAYPARHRNWGQILRDLVRIY, encoded by the coding sequence GTGCGCGTGCTGATGATTTCGAATCCGAATTCGACCAGTCAGAACGACCGCCTGTTCCGCCGGGTGGTCCCTCTGCTTCGGCAGGTCGATGGCCTGCACCTGGTCAGCCGGTTCACCCACCGCCCGGGGCACGCCGAGGAGATGTGCCGGGGGCTGACGCGTGACGACGTCGATCTGGTGCTCGCCGTCGGTGGCGACGGCACCGTGAACGAGGTGGTCAACGGTCTGCTCGGCACCGTCGGCGGGGACCGTCCGGATCCCCGCGCCGTGCCGGCGGTCGCGGTGATCCCCACCGGTTCGGCCAATGTCTTCGCCCGCGCCCTCGGGTTCCCGCCCGACCCGGTGGCGGCCACCGAGTCCCTGGTGGATCTGCTGCGCCGCGACCTACGCCGACTGATCTGCCTGGGCACCTGGAATGACCGCTGGTTCGCCGTCAATGCCGGCTTCGGCATCGACGCCGACGTGATCGCTGACGTCGACCGCACCCGTGACCAGGGTTTCGCCGCCACCCCGCTGCGCTATCTACAGGTCGGGGTGCGGGCGTGGTACCGCGCCGGGCGCAGACCTCCGCACATCGACGTTGACGCGGTCAGCGCCGGGGGCGAACGGATTGAACTCACCGGGGTGCCGCTGCTGTTGGCCTCCAACACCAACCCCTGGACCTTTCTCGGGCCGCTGCCGGTGGTGACCAATCCCCGCAACTCCTTCGACCAGGGGCTCGGGCTCTTCGGGTTGACTGACATTCGCGGCGTGCGGGGCGCGGCCAGCGTGCTCCACCTCGTCGGGTTCGGACATGAGCGCTTCCCCGCGTCCTGGATCAACCGACGCATCGTCCAGTTCGACGATGCGAGTTCGGTGACCCTGAGCTGCCCTCGGCCCCAGCAGTTCCAGGCCGACGGGGAGTTCGAGGGGGAGATGCGGCGGGTGCACCTCGCCAGCATCCCCGACGCACTCGAGGTCTTCGCCCCCGAGGAGGCCTACCCCGCCCGGCACCGTAACTGGGGGCAGATCCTGCGCGACCTGGTGCGGATCTACTGA
- a CDS encoding FABP family protein has translation MNQDRNDNPDTPENPPSDTPGDAAAAGSGAARHEDTTPQPQSETLSGNDAVNLAAEQSKSTAHRNIPGLDLGELPLPDDTANLRHGPNLHDGLLALLPLVGVWRGEGQADTAVDGQYSFGQQIIFAHDGENYLTYESRIWKIDPEGNPAGPDQRESGFWRISLKDEIEFICTHSTGVAEIFYGEPVNERAWQIESASTMVTSTGPAALGPGKRLYGLMPNNDLGWVDERMVDGELRPRMSAQLKRVAG, from the coding sequence ATGAATCAGGACAGAAACGACAACCCGGACACCCCCGAGAACCCGCCGTCCGACACCCCGGGCGACGCCGCCGCAGCCGGCTCCGGCGCGGCCCGGCACGAGGACACCACGCCGCAGCCCCAGTCTGAGACGCTCAGCGGCAACGACGCCGTGAACCTGGCGGCCGAGCAGTCCAAGTCCACGGCCCACCGCAACATCCCGGGTCTGGACCTGGGCGAGCTGCCGTTGCCCGATGACACGGCGAACCTGCGCCACGGCCCGAACCTGCACGACGGACTGCTGGCACTGCTGCCGCTGGTCGGCGTGTGGCGCGGCGAGGGCCAGGCGGACACCGCCGTGGACGGGCAGTACAGCTTCGGTCAGCAGATCATCTTCGCCCACGACGGCGAGAACTACCTGACCTATGAGTCGCGTATCTGGAAGATCGACCCGGAGGGCAACCCGGCGGGCCCGGATCAGCGCGAGTCCGGCTTCTGGCGCATCTCCCTCAAGGACGAGATCGAGTTCATCTGCACCCACTCCACCGGCGTGGCGGAGATCTTCTACGGCGAGCCGGTCAACGAGCGCGCCTGGCAGATCGAGTCCGCCTCCACCATGGTCACCTCGACCGGCCCGGCCGCCCTCGGCCCGGGCAAGCGTCTCTACGGCCTGATGCCCAACAACGACCTGGGCTGGGTCGACGAGCGCATGGTCGACGGCGAGCTGCGCCCGCGCATGTCCGCGCAGCTCAAGCGCGTCGCGGGCTGA
- a CDS encoding cytochrome P450, translating to MSTDNAAPAEAPVDPAGRDPRDFGDELLATEQRPVARGRGGRRRAVVPASDGEILVAGHAEVVRVAEDAETFSSAVSAHLQIPNGLDGREHIRFRRLLDRYLAPDVVAEYGEPFRHVARAVVDDFLTGRTARVDAVDDLGATFAVRAMRAWLGWPAELEERLLAWIAENSAATRSRDRSRTAAVAEEFDDIIAEVVRPRLEAPDRFDDVTAELVHDTSLGRKLEFAEIVSILRNWTAGDLGSVARCIGVVLHGLTENLALQEHLRFGVSDAEFTAVVDELLRVDNPFVSNRRVTTCPVTLSGVELPEGQRVRIHWTAANRDPEAFRDVEAFDPEGNAGKNLVWGTGPHVCPGKPLSILEIRAFIEELLKAATVWPAEGTGDDGAGGASRGVHPVGGWEHYPVELERL from the coding sequence GTGAGCACCGACAACGCCGCGCCCGCCGAGGCTCCCGTCGACCCGGCCGGCCGTGACCCCCGGGACTTCGGTGATGAGCTGCTGGCCACTGAGCAGAGACCTGTCGCGCGGGGGAGGGGCGGGCGTCGCCGAGCGGTCGTCCCCGCCTCCGACGGCGAGATCCTCGTCGCAGGCCACGCCGAGGTGGTCCGGGTGGCCGAGGACGCGGAGACCTTCAGCTCGGCGGTCTCGGCGCATCTGCAGATCCCCAACGGTCTCGACGGCCGGGAGCACATCCGCTTCCGCCGGTTGCTCGACCGCTATCTGGCGCCCGACGTCGTTGCGGAGTACGGGGAGCCGTTCCGCCACGTCGCCCGCGCGGTGGTCGACGACTTCCTCACCGGCCGCACCGCCCGGGTGGATGCGGTCGACGATCTGGGGGCGACGTTCGCGGTGCGGGCGATGCGCGCCTGGCTGGGCTGGCCGGCGGAGCTCGAGGAGCGGCTGCTGGCCTGGATCGCCGAGAACTCCGCGGCCACCCGCTCCAGGGACCGCTCCCGCACCGCGGCCGTGGCCGAGGAGTTCGACGACATCATCGCCGAGGTCGTCCGACCCAGGCTCGAGGCCCCCGACCGCTTCGACGACGTCACCGCCGAACTCGTCCACGACACCAGCCTGGGGCGGAAGCTGGAGTTTGCGGAGATCGTCTCCATCCTGCGCAACTGGACAGCCGGCGACCTCGGCTCCGTGGCCCGCTGCATCGGGGTGGTCCTCCACGGCCTGACGGAGAACCTGGCGCTGCAGGAACACCTGCGCTTCGGGGTCTCCGACGCCGAGTTCACCGCGGTCGTCGACGAGTTGCTGCGCGTCGACAACCCATTCGTCTCCAACCGGCGCGTGACCACCTGCCCGGTCACCCTCTCGGGGGTGGAGCTGCCGGAGGGACAGCGGGTGCGCATCCACTGGACCGCCGCCAACCGTGACCCCGAGGCCTTCCGTGACGTGGAGGCCTTCGACCCCGAGGGCAACGCCGGGAAGAATCTCGTGTGGGGGACGGGGCCGCACGTGTGCCCCGGCAAGCCGCTGTCGATCCTGGAGATCCGGGCATTCATCGAGGAGCTGCTGAAGGCGGCCACGGTGTGGCCCGCCGAGGGAACCGGTGACGACGGCGCGGGCGGCGCGAGCCGCGGGGTGCACCCGGTGGGCGGCTGGGAGCACTACCCGGTCGAGCTGGAACGACTCTGA